From a region of the Geothrix sp. 21YS21S-2 genome:
- a CDS encoding C45 family autoproteolytic acyltransferase/hydolase, whose amino-acid sequence MMRGSWPFLGICFSAMALVASDPALLPLVNAGFEQQKDSQVAGWTLAKANGATVSVGLGHKAGFRSLRLENPAGGAESTVVSEPVKLEVGRLYRLSAFIRTKGVHPDPTARYPTALGACVSMKSFPFTNASPTVAGDGSQRVSVAFFATTANDRVQLHLGRNGKTAGAAWFDDLRLEQVDDIGAIIPTETVRWAGKGFRYDDGGWIVLHIEGEPYDRGVQYGQLVASELALFVDKLAILQDKADPVRGWDRQRTLADALMLRKYEPEFLEEMKGIADGAAKAGAKFRGRALDVLDVVTANSDIDLGEIAAATRVTASPLTGRSFLKAEDEAAAGGKGDRCSSFIATKSASSDGRVVMGQIFMWPPGYTGVDWNVMVDVQPAKGHRFVMQTFPGGISSGADWYINDAGIVIGETTVQQTPFNPDGTPEANRIRQAAQYATSIDQVAEILKNRNNGLYTNDWTIADIKTDEGAVFLLGTKETKMWRTGSKGHPADTPAGLKDFVWADNNNRDLGVRKERVPNAENEPVDLAFNTWNRDIAFQDFYKRYGQGKFDLQVGVELNGSSPINRPHACDGKLTTSEMAEKLMFIAHFGKTTLREKWVGGRFMADLPGATPHLTLGFTTFSPLYVADRLKQARAAAQEAATAPKPDLAAAKDVHAYPKRLLWSNTVLPATDGDNWFVSGSAAYYGLLKRLPEAQDKAAASLRDSLAELNARYAYVVSKEGSLAPAKARVAYDRYGAYQIPRIKGTFLLHQLRLLVGNGPFAKAMAAVHDGFSNRPMTTADFTETFSKSLGRDLKPFIQQWVGREDLPDPIITASVATAAEGFDVTVKVTQPGRPWHFVTFLELGSAKGSRFVRLEMDEAMGSTTYHVADRPTRVVFNAGRDLPTRQENPYTLPNLLDDFDHTLYVFGTSREVEANRSLAINCRDLMADAFTEILPPVKPDAEVTDEELASRDLVVFGGPEENSLLARITEEHKLPVTFGKGFFRFQGRTYGSSWDGLAIALPNPYNPKRTLYLYTANSRLELWHMTRTFQRGLPGWALYRGAETAAKGFQAEERHEVVLQP is encoded by the coding sequence ATGATGCGTGGATCCTGGCCGTTCCTGGGTATCTGTTTTTCTGCCATGGCGCTGGTGGCGTCGGATCCGGCCCTGCTGCCGCTGGTGAACGCCGGCTTCGAGCAGCAGAAGGACTCGCAGGTCGCTGGCTGGACGCTGGCCAAGGCCAACGGGGCGACCGTCTCCGTCGGGCTGGGACACAAGGCGGGGTTCCGCAGCCTCCGGCTCGAGAACCCTGCCGGGGGCGCCGAGTCCACCGTGGTCTCCGAGCCGGTCAAGCTGGAGGTGGGCCGTCTCTACCGGCTCAGCGCGTTCATCCGCACCAAGGGCGTGCACCCCGATCCCACGGCCCGCTACCCCACGGCCCTCGGGGCCTGCGTCTCCATGAAGAGCTTCCCCTTCACCAACGCCTCGCCGACGGTGGCGGGGGACGGCTCCCAGCGCGTCTCGGTGGCCTTTTTCGCCACGACCGCCAACGACCGGGTCCAGCTGCACCTGGGCCGCAACGGGAAGACCGCGGGCGCGGCCTGGTTCGACGACCTCAGGCTGGAGCAGGTGGACGACATCGGCGCGATCATCCCCACGGAGACGGTGCGCTGGGCCGGAAAGGGCTTCCGCTACGACGACGGCGGCTGGATCGTCCTGCACATCGAGGGCGAGCCCTACGACCGGGGCGTCCAGTACGGCCAGCTGGTGGCTTCCGAGCTGGCGCTGTTCGTGGACAAGCTGGCCATCCTGCAGGACAAGGCCGACCCCGTCCGGGGCTGGGACCGCCAGCGGACCCTGGCGGACGCCCTCATGCTGCGCAAGTACGAGCCGGAGTTCCTGGAGGAGATGAAGGGCATCGCCGACGGCGCGGCCAAGGCCGGCGCGAAGTTCCGCGGCCGGGCCCTGGACGTGCTGGACGTGGTCACCGCCAATTCCGACATCGACCTGGGCGAGATCGCCGCCGCCACGCGCGTCACCGCCTCCCCGCTGACGGGCCGCAGCTTCCTGAAGGCCGAGGACGAGGCCGCCGCGGGCGGGAAGGGGGACCGCTGCTCCTCCTTCATCGCCACGAAGTCGGCGTCCTCCGACGGCCGCGTGGTCATGGGGCAGATCTTCATGTGGCCTCCTGGATACACCGGCGTGGACTGGAACGTCATGGTGGACGTGCAGCCCGCGAAGGGACACCGCTTCGTGATGCAGACCTTCCCGGGCGGCATCAGCTCGGGCGCGGACTGGTACATCAACGACGCCGGCATCGTCATCGGCGAGACCACCGTCCAGCAGACCCCCTTCAATCCCGACGGCACCCCCGAGGCCAACCGCATCCGCCAGGCCGCCCAGTACGCCACGAGCATCGACCAGGTGGCGGAGATCCTGAAGAACAGGAACAACGGCCTCTACACCAACGACTGGACCATCGCCGACATCAAGACCGACGAGGGCGCCGTCTTCCTCCTGGGCACCAAGGAGACGAAGATGTGGCGCACCGGCAGCAAGGGCCACCCCGCCGACACCCCGGCGGGCCTCAAGGACTTCGTGTGGGCCGACAACAACAACCGGGACCTGGGCGTGCGCAAGGAGCGCGTCCCCAACGCCGAGAACGAGCCCGTGGACCTGGCCTTCAACACCTGGAACCGCGACATCGCCTTCCAGGACTTCTACAAGCGCTACGGCCAGGGCAAGTTCGACCTGCAGGTGGGCGTGGAGCTGAACGGCTCGAGCCCCATCAACCGCCCCCATGCCTGCGACGGCAAGCTCACCACCTCCGAGATGGCCGAGAAGCTCATGTTCATCGCCCACTTCGGCAAGACCACCCTGCGCGAGAAGTGGGTGGGCGGCCGCTTCATGGCCGACCTCCCCGGGGCGACGCCCCACCTGACGCTGGGCTTCACCACGTTCAGCCCCCTCTACGTCGCCGACCGCCTCAAGCAGGCCCGCGCCGCCGCCCAGGAAGCCGCGACCGCGCCCAAGCCCGACCTGGCCGCGGCCAAGGACGTCCACGCCTATCCCAAGCGCCTGCTCTGGTCCAACACCGTGCTCCCCGCCACCGACGGCGACAACTGGTTCGTGAGCGGCTCGGCGGCGTACTACGGGCTCCTCAAGCGCCTGCCCGAGGCCCAGGACAAGGCGGCCGCGTCCCTGCGGGACAGCCTGGCCGAGCTCAACGCCCGCTACGCCTACGTGGTCTCGAAGGAGGGCTCCCTGGCCCCCGCCAAGGCCCGGGTGGCCTACGACCGCTACGGCGCCTACCAGATCCCCCGGATCAAGGGCACCTTCCTGCTGCACCAGCTGCGCCTCCTGGTGGGCAACGGCCCCTTCGCCAAGGCCATGGCCGCGGTGCACGACGGGTTCAGCAACCGCCCCATGACCACCGCGGACTTCACGGAGACCTTCTCCAAGTCGCTCGGACGGGACCTGAAGCCCTTCATCCAGCAGTGGGTGGGCAGGGAGGACCTGCCCGACCCCATCATCACCGCCAGCGTGGCCACCGCCGCCGAAGGCTTCGACGTCACCGTCAAGGTGACCCAGCCCGGCAGGCCCTGGCACTTCGTCACCTTCCTGGAACTGGGCTCGGCCAAGGGCTCCCGCTTCGTGCGCCTGGAGATGGACGAGGCCATGGGCTCCACCACGTACCACGTGGCCGACAGGCCCACCCGCGTGGTCTTCAACGCGGGCCGGGACCTGCCCACCCGCCAGGAGAACCCCTACACCCTCCCCAACCTCCTGGACGACTTCGACCACACGCTCTACGTCTTCGGCACCTCCCGCGAAGTGGAGGCCAACCGTTCCCTGGCGATCAACTGCCGGGACCTCATGGCCGACGCGTTCACGGAGATCCTGCCCCCCGTCAAGCCCGACGCGGAAGTGACCGACGAGGAGCTGGCCTCCCGGGACCTGGTGGTCTTCGGCGGCCCCGAGGAGAACAGCCTCCTGGCGCGCATCACGGAGGAGCACAAGCTGCCCGTGACCTTCGGCAAGGGGTTCTTCCGGTTCCAGGGACGCACCTACGGCAGCTCCTGGGACGGCCTGGCCATCGCCCTGCCCAATCCCTACAACCCGAAGCGCACCCTCTACCTCTACACCGCCAACAGCCGGCTGGAACTGTGGCACATGACCCGCACCTTCCAGCGGGGCCTTCCGGGGTGGGCGCTCTACCGCGGCGCCGAAACGGCGGCGAAGGGCTTCCAGGCCGAAGAAAGGCACGAGGTGGTCCTGCAGCCCTGA
- a CDS encoding sigma-54-dependent Fis family transcriptional regulator has protein sequence MAKLLSIFQDFTLLKQKATQLVFDCFDELAEGCLVVDKDVRVVMISERYAANLGVDPAAVLGQEIETFLPNSLMRQVVETGKPILLEIFEAQEHAMVVSRMPIRDEDGSVAGAMAFALYSDLEPLKPFNDRLNHLQTELAHAHKKLAEARRSRFTFSSFIGTSPGTMETKRLARRAAFLKAPVLLRGETGTGKELLAHAIHAGGPRAEGPFVTVNVAAIPDTLLEAEFFGVAPGAYTGADRKPRAGKFELAHGGTLFLDEIGDMPLALQGKLLRVLQDQEFEPLGSNRVVRVDVRIMAATNRDLAAMVKAGTFRKDLFYRLDVLSIPVPPLRERMGDLETLCEHLLEKIGHKNGTLCQELSPAAMELLERHAWPGNVRELENVLERAMLNTDAHTLEPSDFQELGGEPAAGASTLAGAAFEAERRALEAALEACHGNVAQAARRLGIGRTTFYRRLNAFRR, from the coding sequence ATGGCCAAACTCCTCTCGATCTTCCAGGACTTCACCCTCCTCAAGCAGAAGGCGACCCAGCTGGTCTTCGACTGCTTCGACGAGCTGGCCGAGGGCTGCCTGGTCGTGGACAAGGACGTCCGGGTCGTCATGATCAGCGAGCGGTACGCGGCCAACCTGGGCGTGGACCCCGCCGCGGTCCTGGGACAGGAGATCGAGACCTTCCTGCCCAACAGCCTCATGCGCCAGGTGGTGGAGACGGGAAAGCCCATCCTCCTTGAGATCTTCGAGGCCCAGGAGCACGCCATGGTCGTCTCCCGCATGCCCATCCGGGACGAGGACGGATCGGTCGCCGGGGCCATGGCCTTCGCGCTCTACAGCGACCTGGAGCCCCTCAAGCCCTTCAACGACCGCCTGAACCACCTCCAGACGGAACTGGCCCACGCCCACAAGAAGCTCGCGGAGGCCCGGCGCTCCCGGTTCACCTTCTCCTCCTTCATCGGCACCAGCCCCGGGACCATGGAGACCAAGCGCCTGGCCCGGCGCGCCGCGTTCCTGAAGGCCCCGGTGCTCCTGCGGGGGGAGACGGGCACGGGCAAGGAACTTCTGGCCCACGCCATCCACGCCGGAGGCCCCAGGGCCGAGGGCCCCTTCGTCACGGTGAACGTCGCCGCCATCCCGGACACCCTGCTGGAGGCCGAGTTCTTCGGCGTGGCTCCGGGCGCCTATACCGGCGCGGACCGCAAGCCCCGGGCGGGGAAGTTCGAGCTTGCCCACGGCGGCACCCTCTTCCTCGACGAGATCGGCGACATGCCCCTGGCCCTCCAGGGCAAGCTGCTGCGGGTCCTCCAGGACCAGGAATTCGAGCCCCTGGGCTCCAACCGCGTCGTCCGCGTGGACGTGCGCATCATGGCCGCCACCAACCGCGACCTCGCGGCCATGGTCAAGGCCGGGACCTTCCGCAAGGACCTCTTCTACCGCCTGGACGTGCTGAGCATCCCCGTTCCGCCCCTCCGCGAGCGCATGGGGGATCTGGAGACCCTGTGCGAGCACCTCCTCGAAAAGATCGGCCACAAGAACGGCACCCTCTGCCAGGAACTGAGCCCCGCCGCCATGGAGCTTCTGGAACGCCATGCCTGGCCCGGCAACGTGCGGGAACTGGAGAACGTCCTGGAAAGGGCCATGCTGAACACCGATGCCCACACCCTGGAGCCGTCGGATTTCCAGGAGCTCGGGGGGGAACCGGCCGCCGGAGCCTCGACCCTGGCCGGCGCCGCCTTTGAGGCCGAACGCCGCGCCCTGGAAGCGGCCCTGGAGGCCTGCCACGGCAACGTCGCCCAGGCCGCCCGGAGGCTGGGGATCGGGAGGACCACCTTCTACAGGCGGCTGAACGCGTTCAGGCGGTAG
- a CDS encoding outer membrane beta-barrel protein yields MSLRPRMLLLAPFLAAAPLAAAEASFGGQIHLAKPLGAFSDSGRLDNRLGFGLGIQAPVDFGAGHILRPKLDYLAFSRGGGDRRYKADSLLLMADYTYFVAEEAEGGYLIAGLGFHSTRLDAAKTFGPVTARGRKTHNGLAYNVGLGYAFNRNVGMEVKYLGMDMGELGYNLPGAYDAGFMANAIVGTLSFRF; encoded by the coding sequence ATGTCGCTCCGTCCGCGTATGCTCCTTCTCGCGCCGTTCCTGGCCGCGGCGCCCCTGGCGGCGGCCGAGGCCTCCTTCGGCGGCCAGATCCACCTCGCCAAGCCGCTGGGCGCCTTCTCCGACTCCGGGCGCCTGGACAACAGGCTGGGATTCGGTCTGGGGATCCAGGCCCCCGTCGACTTCGGCGCCGGCCACATTCTGAGGCCCAAGCTCGACTACCTGGCCTTCAGCCGTGGCGGCGGGGACCGCCGCTACAAGGCCGACTCCCTGCTGCTCATGGCCGACTACACCTACTTCGTGGCGGAGGAGGCGGAAGGCGGATACCTCATCGCGGGGCTGGGCTTCCACTCAACCCGCCTGGACGCGGCGAAGACCTTCGGTCCCGTCACGGCCAGGGGCAGGAAGACCCACAACGGGCTGGCCTACAACGTGGGGCTGGGTTACGCCTTCAACAGGAACGTCGGGATGGAGGTGAAGTACCTGGGCATGGACATGGGGGAGCTGGGCTACAACCTTCCGGGCGCCTACGACGCCGGGTTCATGGCGAACGCCATTGTCGGGACCCTGAGCTTCAGGTTCTAG